One window of Perca flavescens isolate YP-PL-M2 chromosome 15, PFLA_1.0, whole genome shotgun sequence genomic DNA carries:
- the triobpb gene encoding TRIO and F-actin binding protein b isoform X2 produces the protein MTPDLLNFKKGWMSKLDNSGEWKKHWFVLTDAGLKYYRDSSAEEKDDLDGEIDLKSCVKVCEFDVEKNYGFQVQTQEAAHTLSAMTAGIRRNWIEVLKKCIRPSSSPDLTQLPDGSSDKENSNSRFPLSSRRPSSRHVDVQSETPTPASSAHRRFDYVELSPVPASSSPLPASQREAAEGQGREHSQWQEERNTSSQWEAVLSRKGTGGGSNQRLRTEEEIERKWAEFERLPLKEMSSLPPMGSRPSGQSANEALQREVASLRQQLEQLRGVGGGGRWGGGVRGGCGPEAPCGRSLAAMERAHRQALDELQRQHDRQTKELETERDRLLLEETKDTARVMEALKKKHKDELEREVERVKRLSSGGLDSQTVRAHQQAETQALQRELAGLSERYSQKCLELNRAEQNNAEREREISRKERDMEQLRKENQDIKARLTEEMSRTQSTNTYHGSEHNKDRTPCELEVLLRVKENEIEYLHKEISCLRNELQFLNTENRLACERYTQVQEELSGLKGRSEREIQSLKEHLKLAMAALQEGQKLGNSLDH, from the exons ATGACG CCTGACCTCCTGAACTTCAAAAAGGGATGGATGTCCAAACTGGACAATAGCGGAGAG TGGAAGAAGCATTGGTTTGTTCTGACCGATGCTGGACTGAAGTACTACAGAGACTCCAGTGCAGAGGag AAAGATGACTTGGACGGAGAGATTGACCTAAAATCCTGTGTGAAGGTGTGTGAGTTCGATGTGGAGAAGAACTATGGGTTTCAGGTACAG ACGCAGGAGGCCGCGCACACGCTGTCTGCCATGACAGCTGGGATCAGGCGGAATTGGATCGAGGTTTTAAAGAAGTGTATCCGGCCCAGCAGCTCTCCGGACCTCACACA ATTACCTGATGGCAGCAGTGACAAGGAAAACTCCAATTCTCGCTTCCCGCTGTCTTCCCGTCGGCCATCGTCGCGTCACGTCGACGTTCAGTCGGAAACTCCGACCCCGGCGTCTTCTGCTCATCGTAGGTTTGACTATGTGGAGCTGTCCCCGGTTCCTGCCTCGTCCAGCCCTCTCCCAGCCAGTCAGAGAGAAGCAGCGGAGGGCCAGGGTAGGGAGCACAGCCAATGGCAGGAGGAGAGGAACACGAGCAGCCAGTGGGAGGCTGTGCTGTCCAGGAAGGGCACTGGCGGGGGATCCAACCAAAGGCTACGCACGGAGGAAGAAATAGAGAGAAAGTGGGCTGAGTTTGAACGCTTGCCTTTAAAGGAGATGAGCTCCTTACCACCGATGGGATCGCGGCCTTCCGGCCAGTCAGCCAATGAGGCGCTGCAGAGGGAG GTGGCGTCACTGAGGCAGCAGCTGGAGCAACTACGAGGAgtaggggggggagggaggtggGGAGGAGGCGTGAGAGGCGGCTGTGGCCCCGAGGCCCCCTGCGGCCGCAGCCtggcagccatggagcgtgccCATCGACAGGCGCTGGACGAGCTGCAGAGGCAGCACGACCGGCAGACCAAGGAGCTGGAGACGGAGAGGGACAggctgctgctggaggagaCCAAGGACACCGCCCGAG TAATGGAGGctttgaagaaaaaacacaaagatgagctggagagagaggtggagagagtCAAAAGGCTCAGCAGTGGGGGGCTAGATTCACAGACTGTGCGAGCCCATCAGCA GGCAGAAACACAGGCTTTGCAGAGAGAGCTGGCCGGACTGTCTGAGCGCTACTCTCAGAAGTGTCTGGAGCTAAACCGAGCTGAGCAGAACAACGCTGAGCGAGAGAGGGAGATCAGCCGCAAGGAGAGAGACATGGAGCAGCTGAGGAAAGAGAACCAG GACATAAAGGCCCGTTTGACGGAGGAGATGAGTCGGACACAATCTACCAACACGTATCACGGCTCAGAGCACAACAAAGACAGGACGCCCTGTGAACTAGAG GTTCTTCTCAGGGTAAAAGAAAACGAGATTGAGTACTTACACAAGGAGATCAGCTGTCTGAGGAACGAGCTGCAGTTTCTTAACACG GAGAACCGGCTGGCCTGTGAACGATACACGCAGGTGCAGGAGGAGCTGAGTGGCCTGAAGGGCCGGAGCGAGCGAGAGATCCAGAGTCTCAAGGAGCACTTGAAGCTGGCCATGGCCGCTCTGCAGGAGGGGCAGAAGCTGGGTAACAGCCTGGACCACTGA
- the triobpb gene encoding TRIO and F-actin binding protein b isoform X1, with translation MTPDLLNFKKGWMSKLDNSGEWKKHWFVLTDAGLKYYRDSSAEEKDDLDGEIDLKSCVKVCEFDVEKNYGFQVQTQEAAHTLSAMTAGIRRNWIEVLKKCIRPSSSPDLTQLPDGSSDKENSNSRFPLSSRRPSSRHVDVQSETPTPASSAHRRFDYVELSPVPASSSPLPASQREAAEGQGREHSQWQEERNTSSQWEAVLSRKGTGGGSNQRLRTEEEIERKWAEFERLPLKEMSSLPPMGSRPSGQSANEALQREVVASLRQQLEQLRGVGGGGRWGGGVRGGCGPEAPCGRSLAAMERAHRQALDELQRQHDRQTKELETERDRLLLEETKDTARVMEALKKKHKDELEREVERVKRLSSGGLDSQTVRAHQQAETQALQRELAGLSERYSQKCLELNRAEQNNAEREREISRKERDMEQLRKENQDIKARLTEEMSRTQSTNTYHGSEHNKDRTPCELEVLLRVKENEIEYLHKEISCLRNELQFLNTENRLACERYTQVQEELSGLKGRSEREIQSLKEHLKLAMAALQEGQKLGNSLDH, from the exons ATGACG CCTGACCTCCTGAACTTCAAAAAGGGATGGATGTCCAAACTGGACAATAGCGGAGAG TGGAAGAAGCATTGGTTTGTTCTGACCGATGCTGGACTGAAGTACTACAGAGACTCCAGTGCAGAGGag AAAGATGACTTGGACGGAGAGATTGACCTAAAATCCTGTGTGAAGGTGTGTGAGTTCGATGTGGAGAAGAACTATGGGTTTCAGGTACAG ACGCAGGAGGCCGCGCACACGCTGTCTGCCATGACAGCTGGGATCAGGCGGAATTGGATCGAGGTTTTAAAGAAGTGTATCCGGCCCAGCAGCTCTCCGGACCTCACACA ATTACCTGATGGCAGCAGTGACAAGGAAAACTCCAATTCTCGCTTCCCGCTGTCTTCCCGTCGGCCATCGTCGCGTCACGTCGACGTTCAGTCGGAAACTCCGACCCCGGCGTCTTCTGCTCATCGTAGGTTTGACTATGTGGAGCTGTCCCCGGTTCCTGCCTCGTCCAGCCCTCTCCCAGCCAGTCAGAGAGAAGCAGCGGAGGGCCAGGGTAGGGAGCACAGCCAATGGCAGGAGGAGAGGAACACGAGCAGCCAGTGGGAGGCTGTGCTGTCCAGGAAGGGCACTGGCGGGGGATCCAACCAAAGGCTACGCACGGAGGAAGAAATAGAGAGAAAGTGGGCTGAGTTTGAACGCTTGCCTTTAAAGGAGATGAGCTCCTTACCACCGATGGGATCGCGGCCTTCCGGCCAGTCAGCCAATGAGGCGCTGCAGAGGGAGGTA GTGGCGTCACTGAGGCAGCAGCTGGAGCAACTACGAGGAgtaggggggggagggaggtggGGAGGAGGCGTGAGAGGCGGCTGTGGCCCCGAGGCCCCCTGCGGCCGCAGCCtggcagccatggagcgtgccCATCGACAGGCGCTGGACGAGCTGCAGAGGCAGCACGACCGGCAGACCAAGGAGCTGGAGACGGAGAGGGACAggctgctgctggaggagaCCAAGGACACCGCCCGAG TAATGGAGGctttgaagaaaaaacacaaagatgagctggagagagaggtggagagagtCAAAAGGCTCAGCAGTGGGGGGCTAGATTCACAGACTGTGCGAGCCCATCAGCA GGCAGAAACACAGGCTTTGCAGAGAGAGCTGGCCGGACTGTCTGAGCGCTACTCTCAGAAGTGTCTGGAGCTAAACCGAGCTGAGCAGAACAACGCTGAGCGAGAGAGGGAGATCAGCCGCAAGGAGAGAGACATGGAGCAGCTGAGGAAAGAGAACCAG GACATAAAGGCCCGTTTGACGGAGGAGATGAGTCGGACACAATCTACCAACACGTATCACGGCTCAGAGCACAACAAAGACAGGACGCCCTGTGAACTAGAG GTTCTTCTCAGGGTAAAAGAAAACGAGATTGAGTACTTACACAAGGAGATCAGCTGTCTGAGGAACGAGCTGCAGTTTCTTAACACG GAGAACCGGCTGGCCTGTGAACGATACACGCAGGTGCAGGAGGAGCTGAGTGGCCTGAAGGGCCGGAGCGAGCGAGAGATCCAGAGTCTCAAGGAGCACTTGAAGCTGGCCATGGCCGCTCTGCAGGAGGGGCAGAAGCTGGGTAACAGCCTGGACCACTGA